Part of the Chitinivibrionales bacterium genome, TTCCCGTCAGACCGAGCTTTTGCGCATACTCACCCTTTACGGCGAGCACCTCGAAAGCCATGCGTTGCATATCGGCTTCCTCGCGGCGCCCGATTTCTTTGGCGCGGCCTCCATCTTCCCGCTTGCCCAATCTCAACCCGCCTTTGTAAAGTCTGTGATGGGGATTCACCGGCTCGGCAATGATATGATGGAGCGCCTCGGCGGCCGAATGACCCATCCGGTGTCGTTCCGAGTGGGAGGCATGTGCATGCTTCCCTCGGTGGAAACCATGCGTGCACTCATGAAAAAAATTGAGGATCAGGTCAAACCGCTCGAGTCACTCGTCGAGGAGGCGCGCGGTTTTCTGGACAGAATTCCCGATTTTCAACGCGAAACGGAATACGTCGCCGTCAGGCGCCCCGGCCTTTACAGCATATACGATGGAGAGGTCGCAAGCAGTGATGCAGCGGATGGAATTCTACCGGCCGGTTTTGAGGCCGCAGTCCGCGAGTATATTCCCCCTATGTCAACAGCTAAGTGGGCGCGCTTGCACCGGGAATCCTATGCCACGGGTGCCCTTGCCCGTTTCAACCTCAACGGCGCCTTGCTGCTGCCCCGGGCGAAAAAGGCCGCTTCGGCGCTCGGGCTTGACCGGCGGCGCCACAATCCGTTCATGAACACCATTGCGCAAATCGTCGAGTGCGTGCACATCGTGGAGCACGCGGCAGTGCTGCTCGACGAGATGCTGGAACGGGGCATGGAGCGGGAACATTACCCGGTTGTAAGTCCGCAGGCCGCCGTGGGGGCGGCATGCGTGGAGGCGCCGCGGGGGACCCTGTTCCACAAATATGCATTCGATGAACGAGGCAACTGTGTGGCCGCCAACCTGATCATACCCACCAACCAGAACCACGCAAATATCCAGAAGGATCTTGAGGCGCTGGTGGCGGAGCACGCAAACGATCCGGAAGAGCGCGTCAAACAATGGGCCGAGATGCTGGTGCGCGCGTACGATCCGTGCATTTCCTGCTCGACGCATTGAACCGCATGTTTTTCAACATGGAAAAGATGCCGGGAAGGGATTTTTCCGCGGGGCTGGCGAATTTGAAGGATGTTGCGGAAAAGTAATTTGTTTACAAGTGCAAGATAATAAAGCTATGGGCGCTTCCCTCCCCTTCGTCAAGTTCGGGCGGGCTGCTGAGGTCTCATCCTATTAATCAAAGTTCATTATTTCCAGGTTGATCCTACAAAGCAGGGGAGCGTCCATTTTTTTCCGGTATTCTCAATTCCGAGAACGGTTTTTGCAGATTTAAGAACGGGACCTTCTCTCACTATTGCGTGATTTAAAATAAACGCCTCCTTCACATCCGGATTTCGGCATTGTTCATGAATCTGGACTGAATTTTCCCCTGATCGGCAGGAATTTTGCGTTCATTTAATCAATATAGAATGAGGAAAACGATTCCATGAATTATCGGATCGAAAAAGACACGATGGGCGAGGTGCAGGTGCCGCAAGACTGCTACTGGGGCGCCCAGACCGAGCGGTCGCGGACCCTGTTCGATATCGGCGCGGAAAAGATGCCGCATGAAATTATCGGGGCCTTGGGCATCGTGAAAAAAGCGAGTGCGATAATCAACAGCGACCTCGATATGCTTTCCCCAGCAAAGGCGCAGGCCATCATCCGCGCCGCGGACGAAATAATTTCGGGCAAATTGAACGGGCAGTTTCCGCTCGGCATATGGCAGGCCGGCAGCGGAACGCAGACCAACATGAACGTCAACGAGGTGATCGCCAACAGGGCCATCGAGCTTCTGGGCGGCGTGAAGGGCAGCAAAAACCCGGTGCACCCCAACGACGACGTGAACATGTCGCAATCGACCAACGATTCGTTCCCGAGCGCCATGCACATCGCCGCGGTTGCGGCGATCAGAAAAAAACTGCTTCCCGCCATGAGCGGCCTGCATTCGACGCTCGAGGCAAAAAGCCGTGAATATTCCCCCATTGTCAAGATCGGGCGCACGCACCTGATGGACGCCGTTCCACTCACGCTCGGCCAGGAATTTTCCGGGTATGCCACGCAGGTGCGCTACGGCATCGAGCGGATCGAGCAGTGCCTGCCGCGGCTGTACCGGATTGCCCAGGGCGGAACCGCGGTGGGGACCGGGCTCAACTGTCCTGCCGGGTTCGCGGAGCGGGTAGCGCAAAAAATCGCCGAGCTGACCGGCGAACCGTTTGTCTCGGCCGAAAACAAATTCGAGGCAATCGCGGCGCACGACGCGATCGTGGAGACCAGCGGCGCGCTCGCCACCGTGGCGGCCTCGCTCATGAAAATCGCCAACGACATACGGTGGCTCGCCTCGGGACCGCGGTGCGGCATCGGAGAGCTCATTCTTCCGGCCAACGAGCCCGGCAGCTCGATCATGCCCGGAAAGGTAAACCCCACGCAGGCCGACGCGCTCGCCATGATCTCGGTTCAGGTCATGGGCAACAACGCGGCGATCATTTTCGCCGGCGCATCGGGCAATTTCGAGCTCAATGTTTTCAAACCCGTGTTGATCCACAACCTGCTCCAGTCGATGCGGCTGCTTGCCGATGGGTGCAGGAGTTTCAACGAGCACTGCGCCGCGGGCATCAGGCCGGACGCGGCCGCAATCACCCGGCATGTCGCCAGCTCGCTCATGCTGGTGACCGCGCTCACCCCGCACATCGGCTACGACAAGGCGGCGAAGATCGCGCAGAAGGCCCATGAGGACAAGTCGAGCCTCAAGCAGGCGGCGGTGGCGCTCGGG contains:
- a CDS encoding Ni/Fe hydrogenase subunit alpha; translation: MKKRTEITVKHVTRVEGHGGIHIVVADGSVEKVEWQVPEAPRFFEAMVRGRNFQDIQTVVSRICGICSVTHSFAALKAIEAAFGVTISRQTELLRILTLYGEHLESHALHIGFLAAPDFFGAASIFPLAQSQPAFVKSVMGIHRLGNDMMERLGGRMTHPVSFRVGGMCMLPSVETMRALMKKIEDQVKPLESLVEEARGFLDRIPDFQRETEYVAVRRPGLYSIYDGEVASSDAADGILPAGFEAAVREYIPPMSTAKWARLHRESYATGALARFNLNGALLLPRAKKAASALGLDRRRHNPFMNTIAQIVECVHIVEHAAVLLDEMLERGMEREHYPVVSPQAAVGAACVEAPRGTLFHKYAFDERGNCVAANLIIPTNQNHANIQKDLEALVAEHANDPEERVKQWAEMLVRAYDPCISCSTH
- the fumC gene encoding class II fumarate hydratase — translated: MNYRIEKDTMGEVQVPQDCYWGAQTERSRTLFDIGAEKMPHEIIGALGIVKKASAIINSDLDMLSPAKAQAIIRAADEIISGKLNGQFPLGIWQAGSGTQTNMNVNEVIANRAIELLGGVKGSKNPVHPNDDVNMSQSTNDSFPSAMHIAAVAAIRKKLLPAMSGLHSTLEAKSREYSPIVKIGRTHLMDAVPLTLGQEFSGYATQVRYGIERIEQCLPRLYRIAQGGTAVGTGLNCPAGFAERVAQKIAELTGEPFVSAENKFEAIAAHDAIVETSGALATVAASLMKIANDIRWLASGPRCGIGELILPANEPGSSIMPGKVNPTQADALAMISVQVMGNNAAIIFAGASGNFELNVFKPVLIHNLLQSMRLLADGCRSFNEHCAAGIRPDAAAITRHVASSLMLVTALTPHIGYDKAAKIAQKAHEDKSSLKQAAVALGFVTEKEFETYVRPLDMIGPSVST